The nucleotide sequence CACCACACCGAAAGGGCCTCCTGATGCCACCCCGCCCCTCCGCTCCCGGTCCCGCCGCTCGCCGCACCGGCCTCGCCGCGGTCAGCCTGCTGCTGCTCACCGGCTGCTTCGCCGAGGGCTCCGGCACCTCCTCCGCCGGGGGAGCCGGCGGCTCGACCGACGGCCGGATCGAGCTCGCCATGCTGCAGCCGCCGCGCTCGGGGCTGTCCCCGCTGAGCGACGACGCCTTCAAGCTCTCCCGCTGGTCCACCGCCGAGACGCTGGTCCGGCTGGACGAGGCCGGGGACGCCCAGCCGATGCTGGCCACCGCGTGGGAGCAGCTCGACGACACCACCTGGTCCTTCACGATCCGGGACGGCGTCACCTTCCACGACGGCACCGAGCTCACCGCGGAGAACGCCGCCGCCTCCCTGGCCCGGGCGGTGGAGGCGGAGCCGGCCCCGCGCATCCTCGACGGGGTGGAGATGAGCGTGGCGGCCGAGGGCGACACCGTGCGGGTCACCACCGCCGGGACAGACCCGCTGGTCCCGCAGCGGCTGTCCAGCCCGCAGCTGTCGGTCCTGGCCCCGGCCGCCTACGAGGGCACCGCCGTGACCCCGGTGGGCCACGGCACGGGTCCGTTCGAGCTCACCGCCGTGGACGGCACCTCCGGGGCCACCCTGGAGCGCTACGACGACCACTGGGCCGGCGCCGCGGCGGCGGCCGGCATCGACGTGTCCTTTGTGCCCGACGGCACCGCCCGGGCCGCCGCGCTGCGCACCGGCGAGGCCGACGTCGTCGAGGCCGTGCCCGTGGGCCAGGCCGCCCAGGTCGAGGAGGACCTCCTCGAGGAGGTGCCGATGCCGCGCACCAACACGCTCTACCTCAACACCGAGGACGGGCCGTTCGCCGACCCCGCCCTGCGCGCCGCCGCCCGGGAGGCCCTGGACCCGCAGCGCATCGTGGACGGGGTCTACGAGGGCCGGGCCGACGCGGCCGCGGGACTGCTGGGCCCGGCGATCCCCTACGCCGCGGAGGGCCGGGGCACCGACGCCTACCGCGAGGCGCTGGCCGACCGCGCCGAGGCCGGGGACCCGGCCGGGCGGAAGATCACCATCGGCACCTTCACCGACCGGGCCGAGCTGCCCGAGGTCGCCGTCCAGCTCCAGCAGCAGCTCGAGGCCGCCGGCTTCGAGGTGGAGCTCGAGGTGCGCGAGTACCAGTACATCGAGGCCGACGCCCTGGACGGCGACTTCGACGCCTTCGTCCTCTCCC is from Kocuria rosea and encodes:
- a CDS encoding ABC transporter substrate-binding protein, with product MPPRPSAPGPAARRTGLAAVSLLLLTGCFAEGSGTSSAGGAGGSTDGRIELAMLQPPRSGLSPLSDDAFKLSRWSTAETLVRLDEAGDAQPMLATAWEQLDDTTWSFTIRDGVTFHDGTELTAENAAASLARAVEAEPAPRILDGVEMSVAAEGDTVRVTTAGTDPLVPQRLSSPQLSVLAPAAYEGTAVTPVGHGTGPFELTAVDGTSGATLERYDDHWAGAAAAAGIDVSFVPDGTARAAALRTGEADVVEAVPVGQAAQVEEDLLEEVPMPRTNTLYLNTEDGPFADPALRAAAREALDPQRIVDGVYEGRADAAAGLLGPAIPYAAEGRGTDAYREALADRAEAGDPAGRKITIGTFTDRAELPEVAVQLQQQLEAAGFEVELEVREYQYIEADALDGDFDAFVLSRATVLDSGDPVAYMVSDFGCEGSFNLSRFCSGAVDDALTAAEQAAPGEERQEAIMAAEAAILAEDAAIPMLHERVIQGEQDGVEGAVRDPRERELITAETAVSE